A genomic stretch from Gorilla gorilla gorilla isolate KB3781 chromosome 20, NHGRI_mGorGor1-v2.1_pri, whole genome shotgun sequence includes:
- the LOC115931638 gene encoding interferon lambda-3, which yields MKLDMTGGCMPVLVLMAAVLTVTAAVPVARLRGALPDARGCHIAQFKSLSPQELQAFKRAKDALEESLLLKDCRCRSRLFPRTWDLRQLQVRERPMALEAELALTLKVLEAAADTDPALGDVLDQPLHTLHHILSQLRACIQPQPTAGPRTRGRLHHWLHRLQEAPEKESPGCLEASVTFNLFRLLTRDLNCVASGDLCV from the exons ATGAAACTAG acatgactgggggctgcatgccaGTGCTGGTGCTGATGGCCGCAGTGCTGACCGTGACTGCAGCAGTTCCTGTCGCCAGGCTCCGCGGGGCTCTCCCGGATGCAAGGGGCTGCCACATAGCCCAGTTCAAGTCCCTGTCTCCACAGGAGCTGCAGGCCTTTAAGAGGGCCAAAGATGCCTTA GAAGAGTCGCTTCTGCTGAAGGACTGCAGGTGCCGCTCCCGCCTCTTCCCCAGGACCTGGGACCTGAGGCAGCTGCAG GTGAGGGAGCGCCCCATGGCTTTGGAGGCTGAGCTGGCCCTGACGCTGAAGGTTCTGGAGGCCGCCGCTGACACTGACCCAGCCCTGGGGGATGTCTTGGACCAGCCCCTTCACACGCTGCACCATATCCTCTCCCAGCTCCGGGCCTGT ATCCAGCCTCAGCCCACAGCAGGGCCCAGGACCCGGGGCCGCCTCCACCATTGGCTGCACCGGCTCCAGGAGGCTCCAGAAAAG GAGTCCCCTGGCTGCCTCGAGGCCTCTGTCACCTTCAACCTCTTCCGCCTCCTCACACGAGACCTGAATTGTGTCGCCAGCGGGGACCTGTGTGTCTGA